From Falco naumanni isolate bFalNau1 chromosome 4, bFalNau1.pat, whole genome shotgun sequence:
ACCAAAATTGTTGTGTAGTATTATTGTATGTTATTAAAGAAAAGTGATTTCACAAAAACAGGGAAGTGATTCCTATGTATTACTTACCTTCATCACAGGAGGGTGATAAGGCTTTACTAATAAATTGCCCTAATATCCTGAATAAGAGATGTTataggaaaacacagaaatgtgtgTTTATTACCATGCCCTGGTAATAATCATTGATCCTAGAGGTTTATTTTAACCCTCTTGTTTAACTTTGCTGTGAGCTGCAATATTTAAAACCTCATTAAGCCTATGACCTTGCAGTTAACCTGTTAGCTTACTGTTTCCTTCTCTGGGGTAGGTCTGGAAGCAAAAGATTTAAGCACTGGAGGTCACCATATTATTATTGCAGCATTCAGCCAGCAGTACCAACCCTACCTTCCCTTCCATGAAGGAAAAATGCACAGACAGCCAAGATCAGGAGAAAGGCATAGGCCACATGTAAGCATGAGTATGTCCGTCTTGTTGCTGTTGTAGGCAGTCCTACCAATGCCCTGTCATTCACCATATTCAAGGAAAACAGCCTAGTATCTAACCAGGCAGTAGAGCCACGTACCTGGAAAAGACTACAGACCTGACCGTAGGCAGAATATGCATTTCAGGAGGGACTTACGGTTTAAGGCTCTTCAGAAACTTTGTGCACTGTTTGGTGACAATGTATATACCATCTTTATGAAATATTGATGGTTTTCATTCTCCTCACATTTCAACAGCTTACTCTTTTTCCATTACGTCTTAGTCTTGTTTAGAGAACAAGTGAAAATGATTTAAGTGTTCTTGAAATTCATCCAAATACCATGTAAGAGCTGGGATTTCTTAAAAGGATTATATTATTCCCAAAATTAGAGCAAATGAAACATGGTTCTGTCAGTCCATGACAATTAGCATTGTATGATTGGAGAATACCTTACAGTGTAAATAGTCCTCTGCCCTGGGCCCTTCACAAGCCTCAACTCAACTCTGCCAGACAGCAGgacacagaaactgaaattgcCCTAGCGAGAACGTGATCATCCTGCCCCATGGAGTAGCCCATACACAGCACAAGTCCTGGGTACCACAATCCAACCAACCACCCTTCAGAAACCTTGAAATCTTGAGGTGTCTTTGTGCATTATGACAAAATCCATTGGCTGCTCCCATCAGTTTGGGTTTGAGGCACCGATGACTGAAAAACAAGTGTAATAATTACTTGAATAGGAGCAATGCTTTATCTGAAGCATTATGTGCAGCAATAAAGGTGTgaaggagcagcctgtgccactgTGTGCACGTATTTTACTTTTGGCAATCACTTGTGGATGATTGCTTAATGGCAAACCATACTGCTAAGATGAGACCTAACAGAAATCTCGCAACCCCTTGGTAGTCCTAAATTCTGCATGACTGTGTACTGGCCCCTCTGGAATGCCCAGTACTGCAGTCAGGGAGTAACTGCTGAACCAAGCAAGCATACTCGTGCCTCAGAGGCTCCTTTGGTATAACAAATACCATAAGCCTAAAATTAGCCAGTTTTTAACCTTAGATATGGCAGCGACAAGCTTTACAATGGGTCACAAATCAACTACTactttgtttttcacattttaaagtattttttctttattctgcaaAAATGCTGGAAGTGTTTTGTAGCCTGTGAAATATTGTTTTCGTGTTTCGATCCTTTGGCATGTGTCATTACGAAGTATCACCATAATACACTGATACCATTTTATTTAGAACACACATAGGTGTGGAAAACATCCACACCCTGAGGCACTACACCTCACCctcaagccctgccagcagccctgtcAAGGCCATCAGCATACAATCAACTTGTCTTCAAGTTGCAACTGCACTTCATAACCCAACAATGCTGCTCTACATATACAATATGATTCACCAAATTATCCACCCACCACTACTAAGAGAAAGGGATGAGACTACAAGCTTTCTTCATTGTTTCTCATGGTTATAAAGACTTGTCTTAGACAAACATCTGTGTGGAATGATCAACTTTGGTAAATGTAAGACATTTAAACTGAGATAGCGTGAATTTGGGAAACTCACAGTGATCCTGAGCTATGTATCTTTTCCAGAAGAGTAAGATGTCTGAGGGGACAGAGTGCAAGATGATAAGCAAAGGGTTAACCCAAGTTTAACAGTGCCATTATGACCAGTCATGAGGGGTCACAAGTTCCTGTTCCTAGAAGGCTTTTCTGTCATTGCGCATTTGTGCATGCAGGCTATATTCAGCATTGttacctgttttaaaaaatggcagAGCTAGCTAAATAAGCTTCTACCAGACAGGAGGTGGAAGTGATAGAACCGGGCTAGAAAATGAGCAGTCATGGCCGTGTATAGTAACTGCTGAGGAACAGATATGCACAAGTCTGGCCATCCAGAGGCACCAGTGTCATTTCATCCCGACACACCTGGTTTGGGTTACTTGGCCACTCACAGCTTGGCATGCAAGCAGCAGCGAGCGTCTGAGAAgggccaggaggaggaggacaggctgcctctgcaaaacacaagggatgagggaaaggagagtgctgtggctgtgtgaGTCGCAGCACGTGATGGTTCATCTCTCAGTACCCGCAGCGCCAAGGATGGGTACTTTGCTATCCCTAGCCCTGCTGTAACGCACCTCACCAGCCACCGGTGGGACAGGGGTGGCACACGGGGCACTGGCTGAGGGGTGAGCCCACCCGCTACATGGGGAATGGGGCTCTCCGGACAAGGAGCAAACACGCTCCCTCTCAGGGACCCGCATGAAGTTACCTGAGTGCATTTACCGCAACAGGACGGAGCTGGCAGTTTGGAGAGCAACTGGAGTTCAGGGTTGGGGTATAGCACATTTATGAAGATGAAACAACTTTAAACTTACGCTGATACGCCAAATGCAGTGTGCAtagagaaaaacacatttttatgttGTATTTATGTCAAAATGATGTTACTGTTTTCTCTTAACAGAAGCAAGCATGAACCACTTCAGCTGGCACCCTTCACTCTAAAAAGGATTTATTATTGTAATGCCTAAATCTCGTAGAGGAGTGCTTCAGGGCACGCCTGACACGCATGGACCTTGAGAATTCAGAGGCCAACGAGGCAGGTTTTTTGCAAAAATTCCACAATTTATGACTGAAAAGGGCCCGAAACCCAGCCGGAGTCAGCCTGCGGGCGCTGAGGGAGGCCCGGGACAGCCCCAGGCCCCTCGGCGCGGGGAGCCGGGCGGCAGCGCCCCCCCGCACCGGCCCCTGGCCgggcccagccccgccgcgccccgcacCGCTGGGTGGGCCGCCTCGTCCCGCCCCCTAGAGGCGCATGCGAGGCTGTGCCCTCACCCAAGATGGCCGCCCGCCGCCAGAGTCTCAGACGGGCTTTAAAGCTACAGGGCTGCTGCTTAAAACCGCGGCTGTTTACCTGCGGCCTCCACGCAGCTTGCTCTCGGCCAGTATGGCTGCCGCTCCCATATTGCTTCCGACGGCGGTGAAGCCATTTTGCCCTCAGTCAAGATGGCGGCCCCCAGGCGCAGCGCGGTGGCCGAGCGGCCGTGGTGAGGTGACGGGGCGCGGGGCTGGTGCGGGTCCCGAGCGAGCCGCGCCTGCCGCCGGGGGCGGGGAGAGGCAGGCTCCTGGCAGCGCGGCCGCTCGCGGGGAGCGGTGGGCGCCGGGCGGGCTGTGCCCGCGGCCGGCCGCGAAATGGCGGGCCGGGGCCTGGCCACCGCGGCGGGGGTGTCTGTGCTCGGCCgaggccggggcggggggcggagGCGGGGGGGCCCGTAGGCCGCACGGCTGTAGCCGCTGCTGGTCCGGGAGAAGCGGGGTGGCTCTTGCGGCCCCAGAGCTGTTGGTGCCTCTGCCAGAAGCAGGTTTGTAGGCTGTAAGGGTTTCCCTCCCGGCCACGAATGGGCTGCGAGAGGCctctctggttttcttcagcGGAAAAGATGAAACAATGCAATGGTGCCTTCTTCCCGGTGCAGTAGAACTGGCTACTTGTTATGCAGAATGTAAAGGACGATCCCTGCTCCAGACTTGTATAGATGGTTAAGTATGTGGcataaacagaaaactgaaaatcaaacGTGAAAGTCCTTGTTGGTTATTAACTCTGCAGAAGATTCCCGATGGAACTTCGTGCACCACCCCATGGAGGCTCCATGGGGCCATTCTTCAGCTGCTATTAGACTCAGTCATAAAGTTGTTGCCGCTTGCTGTTCGCTTACTAACAGCGTTTAGAAATGTTAATTTGACATGCATGTGCGTGTCACTGCCATAAGAAGAGAAGAAACTACTGTCTTAAGTTGTTCTCAATAAATCTCAGTGTTGCTTTACATGTCACGACCTGTCTTTTCTTGACAGATGCACCATGATGGTAAACAGCATCGAGCTTTCATGTGGAAATGAATGTACAAGTTGAATAATGAGCTCTGTACATGACTTCTCTTCAGAACTCATATTTTTGCCTCTACTTCTGATCTGACACTTAGCCAGAGGGACTTTTGAGCTCAAGTTTCTCAGTATTGCGCTTACCACATAAACAGAGGTCACAGTCATTACTGCTGTGATGTCCTGGGTACAAGCTGCAGTCAGCCGATCCAGTGAGGATATATTTGATGAAGAGGCGGATGAGATGTACCTCTTACAGAAGGAATGGAATAGCACcatgaaaaaaagattgaagGTATTTCTATAACAATGAGTTAATAGTCCTGGTAACCATTTTAGATTCACTGATACATGCCTTGATATATGTATGGTTgatttaaaagggaaaactaACAGTGGCTGCTTAAAAGTTATTGTGGCTTGGTTTCTTCTGATTGTCAGAGAAATGTTGCAGGGATTTATAGAAGCTCTCTCCTAGCAGTCATCAGAGCAAAGTACTGTTGTACCACAAGACATCATCTTTCTCTGTACCCCCGTGTGCATTTGTAAAAGGCAGTGCGAAATTATGATGCGAGCTATTTACTTTATACCTGTAGGTATACCGCCAGTAGATGTAGGGCAACACAGCTAAACAGTGCTAATAAAGAAATATGAGATGTTTGGATTTTTACATAGAGTTCTTCACCAGTCAGATTTAAGATGTGTGACTCCCATGTGGAACCACAATTGGAGGTTGTGGTCTGGGTAGTTCTTTGGCTTATTTATTCCCCtagtgaaaaatgtattttatgaaagCTGGTTTCCACAGCCCTTGCCTCTCTGGAATTCTGCAGGGAACAAAACAAGTATATAAACCCAGGTTGCTTCAACAGATATATTATCATTCCGAGTGGGGCCAATAAGGCTCGTCTGCTCACGGGTGAACAGCATTTGGCTGAAGCACATGAATGGAAGCTGTTGTGTAGGCTGTTGATGAGGAAGGGTATTACAACAGAGCTGTTGTATTACTCTCCAAGGAAAAGTTTCCTGCATCTGAGTCCTTTGAAAGGACTGGTTTTCTTAAGGGGCTGTTTAGTGTTCTTACACAAATCCCTCTGGTATTTTATGAGTAGATACtgcaaaattataaaattttattgaGGTTAGAGCTGTATGTTGGGCAAAATAAACATTCTTGTTCCTGGCTATTTTCTCTAGCAAAGCCACCAGTTTTCTTCTCTCATGAGTAAATAGAAGTTTTCACTCTTACAACTTGCAGTTTTGGTGTGAAAGAAGTTAAGAATTATTCTACATTATATGGTAGTGTGATTAGAATATAGAGAAATCAGTTCTGCATTAAAATCATTAGctgtttcttacagaaaaatgacaatgttatgtgtatttatatgtgACTCACTCCATTACCATATTCTTTTCTGGTATAACTCTCAAATTGGGTGAGATCTGGTTAATAGAGAAGCAAGGCTCAATAATTAGTTTTATGAAAGATGGAAAGGCAGATGGATTACAGACAGGAGAGTACCTCTGCTAAAGGGGAAGCTTTGCAGTCTATGTGTTTTTAGATGTCTAGAAATCTATATGTAGTattctttaacaaaaatgtCATAAAGGAATTGGTCATCATAAAAGTAAGCATGCTTTCCTGCAgatttgtcttgttttgtgatgtttctaaaaaatacttcctttacTTTCTGACCTTCTGGGGATCCTTTTGGAAAAGAACTGGATCTTATACAGAAAATCATATCATACTGCaaaaagcttgttttgttttggcaatGGGGGTGTTTTTAGGAGGGATGTTCAAATCTAGAAGCTATAATTTAAGAGACTGAAtacttgtttaaaatttttattgttatgAAACTGTCACAGGTCCATTTTTTCATCTTGTGAACAACCTGTTTCACTATTATTATAGGAAGGCTATAGGGATGGAATTGAGGCTGGGAAAGAACTTGCACTCCAGGAAGGCTTTAATCAAGGTTACAGACACGGTGCTGAGCTGATGGTTACGTGTGGCCAGTTCAGAGGAACCCTGAAGTAGGTTACAAACTCCTTagtcatgtgtgtgtgtggagggtgTGTATGGAGGTAGCATGCATGCAgttttgtgcttgtttttaaaaaaagtgcattGTAAATCTGTCCAAAGTGAGCAACCTGAGAATTCTCAGGTCTTTCATACAGCGGTTTACCTACCTGGGTTTAGGGTGATTATCCTTAAAAATCCTCTTGCAGTTACTCTTCCAAAATTATCTGAATCTATATCTTTAAACTTAATATTCAGTTGTACTGCTTGAATTTCCCAGAAAATTAAACgtatatacatttatacagTATAGATATCCTGTCACATTGCTATCTCCCCTCAACTGGAGGTCAGTGTGGGTACATgtagtcatttttctttttttgtttttgactTTTCAGTGCTCTCTTATCCTGGTGTCATTTTAATGGACATGATTCTGCTTTAAGTAAGATAAATAATCTTCTTGACATGGTTGGAAAATATGAAGATGATGTGCTTAACTATCTGAATTCTATTGAACAACAACCACATCTCGGACACATTCTAGATTCTGTTCAAGACATGGACCTTAATcacacagctccagctgggacAGAATACAATGAAGTTAAAGCTGGAAAACACGAAGGTGGTGGCAGCTGTGGAGAAAACATTTGTAGAAGTAACGGTGAGGTTGGTTCCTCACGGTCAGAGTGCAGCAATGCAAAACTCTGCACAGATCCTGAGAGGTCAACCCTTGCTTGGGTTAAAAACCAGACTATTTGGCTAGTAGAGCAACTGGGCTTATCACTGGATATAGTTCATCATGTCCAGCAACTCGAACACTAGTTTTTCTGTCtcatagtattttaaaaatatctcaacTGGTTTTGATTCTCAGTTTGTGGACCATGTACAGGCTGATACATCACTTTGTTTTAGGGAAATCAGATTTTGATGGTTCCCAGTAGAGGTAATTTCTGTAAATCTTCACCATGCTTTGGCTCCTTGCAAAAAACACCTTGTTTTCAATCTTAAATGTAGCTTTCACAGAAAGGGGAAATGACTTTTAAAGCTCTACAAAGATttacttaatattttctgttctgtgtcaGAAGCTACCGTTTCACCCTTACTTTCTGTTTTGGCGGCAGTTTGGAATGAAGCAGGTCCCTTAAATAGCCCTCCAAATCGGTCCCCTCTAGTACCTAAAAAATAGTGTCCAGTGCTATGGACAAACTATTCTTGCAGAATAAGCTGCTGTTGATGATAGGCAAACTCTATGCAAAATAGAACAGGATTTGCTGCTGATTTTCTAGAGTGCTGTCACTCTAGTCACTATATAAAATGTAGgaatttttcaccttttgccaAATTCTTCCTCTAACGTAACTGCTATGCAATGCACTTTCACAGTTAAAAACTATTTCTTCCCTCTGTCATACaattctatttatttcacttttgctgaaaacacaCTTCTCTTCAAGTGCAGAATTACTGGCAATTCCTTTGTTTTACTGTTAGACAGTAAAGACTGTTTACTCTTCCCCTGTTAGGCCACACTAAACATGTTTCCAGTCTAATGAACTTCCTtgtgttatttttgtgtttattttgccAGTCCTTCTCACCTGAACTCTCTGTCCCTCATTCCCATAGCGTTTTTCCCAAACTCTTCAAGGAAGCCAGGCTCATTCACCTTCTCTTAGAAACTCATTGTCAGTCACACGTGCGTATTTCTGACAACTTCGTATTTCTGTGCCAACATTCTATATTTGActccttttcctgttgcttgCCTTAACTGCAGCTGCAAATTGCTCTGGTCAGGAAGTCTTTTCTTTGTGAGTGCCTATGCTGTTTTACAGTAATTAAACTGATCTACAGTAAGTTAGGAGTTTATTTGGTTTAAGTTGCTTCTAACTTCATGTCTGAGACAAAATAAAGACAAGACAGAGacaaactgaaattttgaaCAGCCAACCTAactatactaaaaaaaaaaaatatcacaaaacagTGTTATACTTTGAGGCCAGAAAAAAGCTAAGGTTAAAATTACTT
This genomic window contains:
- the YAE1 gene encoding protein YAE1 homolog isoform X1; protein product: MSWVQAAVSRSSEDIFDEEADEMYLLQKEWNSTMKKRLKEGYRDGIEAGKELALQEGFNQGYRHGAELMVTCGQFRGTLNALLSWCHFNGHDSALSKINNLLDMVGKYEDDVLNYLNSIEQQPHLGHILDSVQDMDLNHTAPAGTEYNEVKAGKHEGGGSCGENICRSNGEVGSSRSECSNAKLCTDPERSTLAWVKNQTIWLVEQLGLSLDIVHHVQQLEH
- the YAE1 gene encoding protein YAE1 homolog isoform X2, whose translation is MSWVQAAVSRSSEDIFDEEADEMYLLQKEWNSTMKKRLKEGYRDGIEAGKELALQEGFNQGYRHGAELMVTCGQFRGTLNALLSWCHFNGHDSALSKINNLLDMVGKYEDDVLNYLNSIEQQPHLGHILDSVQDMDLNHTAPAGTEYNEVKAGKHEGGGSCGENICRSNAFLKIALMTTGTDMQLEEEMKR